Genomic DNA from Magnolia sinica isolate HGM2019 chromosome 4, MsV1, whole genome shotgun sequence:
acccttaataagtttttaagggtcaatcaccactgtttcctatagcatggtccacctaagatttggatttcctTCCTTCGGTTTATgtactaaaataatattttaaaaaagatgaacagcatgaatatagaatacacgcatcaaggtgggccccacaatatggGCCGCACTTAGCACGCCAaggtcagtggggtccacaaggtTCTATATttaaaattcactccgtccatcatgtaagaATCATTATTTTGACTGTATATATGTAAGATAACTATTATGGGCTACACCAACGGGAACAATGTGAAATTGCCTCAGAATGTGTGGCCCGCCTCAATTTCTTAtcatgttgattttatttttttttatttttcatttcggTGATTACACCTTATTAaaaggtttgatgaaagatacacgtcATGATGGCGCCACGTGCAAACCTATGGTTAGCATTCTATCTACATTTTTCcgggtggtgtggcccatctcaaTTATGAATGTAGCTGATTTTGGTCCTGAGATCTAATGTTGAGGGCAGAACCTGATAGGTACATTGGAATTTACatgtacaccatggtgggcctcacagacttCACCGAGGGAAAGgaggcagattggctggtgtaccatatacACCAACGACTTGCTGGTGTGTCAAAGTCACCAAGGTCTTTTGATCgtatcatgagatatgtgttatatccaaactgtccgtccatttggctagctcatcGTAGGGCTtgatctgaaaaataagatagatccaaggattaattggaccacaatgcaaaaagtagtgggggattaaacatttaccattgaaatccttttggggtcattGGATGaatataggggtgtacatcgagacttggcttggccactagctgaccttagctcgaactcggcccagccagctcaactcggttcggtcagcagctcgggccagttcaagccaagatcaagcccAGTTCATCTCGGCGGCATTTTCATAAAtacctagactgcaccttcaaaatcctacCATATGTAAAACAACATAAAAAGTttttcaagtattttatcaaacaccttctaagcaacataaaactagagaaaaaaagagtatacataccttcctggtcaccggccacacttcgttgagtcatttcatcaaacacttggtgagcaacatcaatatgaaagtaaccgagtcaccaaactggttcgatccaagttcaattcgagcAGGGTTCAATATGAGTCGAGTTGAactggggccagcttgaactcgactcgaactcattttcgcgctaaaaaaatcagctcgacttgactcgaactcagctttgaaccgagtggAAACGAACTTTTTGAGTCAAGtccagcgagctaaccgagctagctcggttcatgtacacgtCTAGATGagtataatatttgtgttttgtctTAGTTTAGGTcgctgtgaccttatgaacagattggtttTTAAGAAGGAGAATTATTGTCAAAGCTgcttatttgtagtgtggtctatttaaactttggatatgactcatttttaacgtcatgctctaaaataatcttaccaaatggatgaacggtgtggatataataaatatatcattatgGCCCactaactttgatctcctttgaaccgttcattggGAGCTGGAGGCGGCGCTCGTCTCCGCACTACACGTGGTAGGTCGGGgatgcgtggtacaccagccaatccgcttcctgaggGAAACGTGTTGCAGAGGATTCTAGTCCACCCCTAATAATTCACCTGTTTAGAACATCCgtaccatgaaaatggtaggccccaccgtggatATCACCGGGCAGAGCACCTGTTCagatgggccaccattttcatagTTAGGAAAGCACATGTGGTACGtgttggcgggaaagatggtaGGGGTGACACAAATAAGGGAAATCAGTTGGACCACCTTGAATGTACGTGGTCTACTCACGCCGTCCTtcgttttttcatctaatttaaggggttgaggccaacattgaagcatattcaaagatcaagtgaatcatatcacaagaaacagttggtATACTGATTTCAAAATTCTACTAAAATAGAGgcattgtgaaataattatttatttacatGATATTTACACCGAATTTGGAATATCAAGCGTAGTGAGTAACAATCCGCTTCCGTAAGGGTAAACTCAATTGGACCCATCTTGATTGTATGTGGCCTATCCATGcactccatccgtttttctatcaaatttaagaagttgagctcaaaattgaagtatatcaaagctaaagtggatcttaccacaagaaacagtggtgatgatgatttccatggcTGAAACTTTTTTAAGTCCcagagtgatatttatttgccatctaacatgttcatgagatcatacatacgtagatgaagggaaaacatatatataagctttgatccaaaacttcggtggctccCAAGATATTGTCAACGTAGAGGTTGGATtcaattgtttcctttagtgtggtccatttaaacattttatatgcctcatttttaggctaaagccttaaaattattttataaaagACATGagaggatgaaatacataaatcacagtggacctaaGAGATTTTACACAGTATGATAAGGGCCGTAAGTTACCGGTAACTACGCAAGTAAGCGGATTGCGCGCCGGCTACCTCAGCGGTGTGTTAACGTCACCGAGTTatatgggtcccaacatgatgaatgtcttatatccacaccgtccatccattttgtgagattgtCTTAggcgatgggcccaaaaataagtgaATCCAAAAACACGAGTGGACCCTATCACTAGGGCCCGTCGGTGTGACTTCATGAACAGGTTATATGGAAAATAAAGAAGGTTTTAAGAGGGGCTTTCATTGTCccattgcttcctttggtgtggtccacttgagctttggagctATCTCATTTTTGTCCTCATGCCGTAAAATATtatcacaaaatggatagacggtgtggatataacatataaatcatgatgggctcaCATATATCGGTAACCTCAACATACCACCGAAGTCGGTGTGGTGTAcgtcacaccacgcaatccgcttcccacaagTTGCCGTGCCGACTGCCTTCATTCTCACACGATCTTAATTCTCACATTATCATCTGCCGGAGTATTTTTGCAGTATACTCGTCTTTTCATATTTCACGCGGTGCGCCCATGAttcaatgatctggaccatttatcTACTGAAACGCACCAAGGATCGAAGATGGCCAACATATTTTCTCATCACGACGGTCCTTCCTAATCTTTCAATCTGTGTACTGCAGATAAGTGGTCAAGAAGAGAAACAcgtcaacggtccaaattcaacctgGAGATATTTGGAACATGGACAATCCTGTGTCCATCCCAACAAATCAACCGTCCGGATTACTGATTGAAAACTGTGGTCGAgacgatattttaaaaaaattaaggagCCGTGGAAGAAAAAGAAGTAGTATGCACAGTATAAACAATAGCCAGTTTAGATATTCATTGAACGTGGACGGATTTTGGAGATATTCATAATAGATTGTTCGGGATCAATGAGAGCCATTGAAGTTGGAAAAAAGGTGAAAGAAGGTAGAAGGTTAGAAAAGAAAgaattttttttcatcttttcctttttctttgttaTGATAATGAAGTTTTGTTGGTTGAGGGACGACTTCGACTCCGAACATATTGTCTTTTGTTAAGGACCCTTTTTGGTGCGCATCTTCATTTTGGCCACCTTTGATGGTTTACATGCGACGCTTTTTcacgagaaagagagagactcGTTCTCCTTTTGCTGTTTGCTTTTCTGGGAAAGAAAGACTTAGAATATGCCACGTAAGCTTTCTTTCCGCCCAAGAAGCTGtacagatggggcccaccttctggtGATCTAGATCGCTTTATGGAAAGTTGGTTTGTTCCATTAGGAAGGCTAGATTCTGTTGCATGGCCCATCTCCCACCTGATGAAGTGGCCCCATCTAGTTTGTGGTGCGTGTTGGttgtgggtggggcccaaaaaaccaGATGATGGAATTAGATTTGTTTATTTTATGGCTGGTTAGTTTAAGTGATCTTTTGGTTAGAAATGGATATATCTAATTTGGCTTTTGGGTATGATCAATAGGTAAGGTCGTTTATGCATGAAAGGTCTTCTTCCTTAAaataatatgttttttttttttaatctgattttttttatttttttaattatttttttttaatctggaATGATCGTTGATGGCGCGTTACtcagatttttttatatttatttactatttattaaGTATAAAATTCCATTTGAGTATCTTTTAACCATTAAtgaagagaaaggaaaaggaaaaaggaattCTATGATGCCTGGCTGCATCTTTGTACAATATACCTGGGTTTTCAATTCtggcaagtggggtccatggattGGTTATTCAGATGATTTGTCAGCTGTGTCCCACCATTGATAGACAATGCCTTGAAATTCTCCTGGATATGGGACAATCGTAGCCCTTGATTTTCTGGCctacagatggacggttaggaagaGAAATACAAGAATGGGCCACATCCAACTGAAAAGGTCTTAAAATATTGTCACTCTGATCTCCCAATCTGAGAGAATTTTGGGTCATGTTCCATCCATGAACCATGGGCCCTACTTTTCAGAACTGATTAATAAGGTTGGAATTTggatgccctctctctctctctctctctctctctctctctctctctcaggtttatttatttatttttttaattttttgagtgTTGATTGTATGTGTGTGTTTTTAACAGTTTTGGCCCTTTCTTACTACAAATGAATGATTTCCAGTTAATGAAAAGGTTAAAAAGTGTGTATTCTTTAGTCTTTATAAAATGCAAGGACCATTTGCGAACAGTAGTCATTCCATGCGTCGTGGAGAATGGAAGCCGAATTTGGCTTTTgctttcaaaactcaagtacatAACAATCACCATACAAAAAGTCCTCTCTCccatttttctctttcctttgaAAAACATAGTGCAAATGGTAGGCTTGAGTATTCTAGTAGTTGCTATCAATGCACTCTCTAGTCAATCCCTTCATAAGCATTACAACTACCCATGAGATGCTCATTTATGTATTTAAATAACCCCAAACTCGCTTCTTCCTATTTAAATTCTATTCAGTTTTGACTTACTAATCAATCTTGTATCGGGTATGTATTTGGTCTAGATTCATAGCTATGCCACCATTTTCTCTCTGTGGGCATGTTTGACCCGCTGAttcagctaaaaaaaaaaaaaaacttatataagGAGCTTCTCTAGTTCCTCCCACAATGTGCAAGTTTCTTCTCTCCAATTAGCGCCGTTCACCATTGTTTCACTGAAATCAAGTGAGGAGGGCTTTCATTTGTGATTTTTCTTTAATAGGTTAGCAAGgattccgattccaatttgtGGGTGTTCGCTTGAATACAGTAACTATCCTTGTCCACTGATAAATCGCCTCTTTCGCTTTCTTTGAATTCCTTGGTTGTGCTTTGCCATTTTGTGTTTGGTTTTGTGATTGAGGAAGATGCCTATCTACTGATATAGTAGAATTTTTTttaacttaaaagcttcttgaatcaATGTCTGCATTATAGAAGCTATGTTTATTTCACAGCTTTTATAAGTGAATTTATGGGTTAGAGACTTTGAAgagatttgtgcttgctatggtcaagttctttccttttcattttaaaGATTTGAGTGTATATGTGTACTGATATAACGTTGTGTTACTTCCACACACTAATGTATATTAGGCTGTGGGTTTTCATATCATTTTCTTCTGATTTGTGTGTTCCCACAGGTGAATTCCTGTAAAGAATAGACAGTTTGGTAGATAGGGTCTGATGGGTCATTCTGTTTCCGATGAACTCGAACCAAAGGACTCGGACATTGCCAGCCAGCAGTCTTCGCGCCGTCATGCTGACAGCTTGCCATCCATTCACAAGGTGAGATTGCCACCTCGGCAGAAGCTCTTCAGAGAATTCACTTCTACAGTGAAGGAAACTTTCTTCGCAGATGACCCTTTACGCTCTTTCAAGGACCAACCCAAATCAAGAAAGTTAGTCTTAGGCGTGCAGGCCTTGTTTCCCATTCTTGAATGGGGGAGACACTATGATATCAGCAAATTCAAAGGAGATGTGATTGCGGGACTGACCATTGCAAGCCTTTGTATCCCTCAGGTAGATAATCTGAACTTTATGGAACATGTTTATCTCCCATTGCAAACAAGCTTAATAAAATCTCTAATGTGAATTTTGGCCTTTGAAATAGGATATTGGCTATGCAAAGCTTGCGAATTTGGATCCCCAATATGGGCTATGTAAGTTCCATGTTGCCCATTACATTCTTTTTTGTGTTTCTCAGCTACAAGATGCATTGACTTGTATGTAAACATTACAGACTCTAGTTTTGTTCCACCGCTGATTTATGCATTCATGGGAAGTTCGAGAGATATTGCCATCGGACCTGTAGCGGTCGTATCTCTATTGCTTGGGACTCTGCTCCAGAATGAGATTGATTATGTTAAAGATGCTGCTGAGTACCGTCGGCTTGCATTCACAGCAACTTTCTTTGCCGGTGTCACTCAAGCAGCACTTGGGTTTTTGAGGTAATTGAAGTATAGCCATATTAAAATTCTTGTCGAGAATAATATTTTAGTTCCATTTTGTATTTGTATATGGATTGTATTCTCTATGTGATGTTAGTCCAACAATACAATCAGTGTCTACATTAAGAAGCATGTATCttagtattattattttaaaattttcaatgatctagGATGTATCCACGGTACTAGTTGAGGGCTTGTCTCATGTGAGAGGAAGAAATCCATATTCATTTCCTGCCTTTTCTTTTTCATGGCTATTGTGATTCTATTTTTTATAACACCAATGAATGGTTTTGGTTACACTTCCAGATTGGGTTTCTTGATCGATTTTCTGTCTCATGCTGCCATTGTTGGATTCATGGGCGGGGCAGCTATTACAATTGCCCTACAACAGCTCAAAGGCTTCCTAGGCATAAAGACGTTCACGAAGAAGACGGATATAGTTTCAGTAATGCGTTCGGTGTGGGGTTCTGCACACCATGGGGTAAGGTCATTACCTCTCTTCGACAGTCGGTAACACTGTCGCAGTCACTTGTACTTATTGACTGTTATGGGTTACTGCATTTTCAGTGGAACTGGCAAACCATACTCATTGGAGCGTCGTTCTTGGTGTTCCTTCTGGTCGCCAAGTACATTGTAAGAGCTACTCTTTGCTTCTTATTATTTGAACTTTGAGTGTAAAACAGCCGCCCTGCTTCTTACATGATTGCATGTaacaggggaagaagaagaaaagcctTTTCTGGATTTCAGCAATCGCCCCTTTGATCTCCGTCATTCTGTCGACCTTCTTTGTGTACATTACCCACGCTGAAAAGCATGGGGTTCAGATTGTAAGTAAAATGAACTTTGAACAATTTCCACAATCTCTGCCAGCTGTTCCGTCTTCTTTAAAGCTTTTAATACATGCATTTCTATGGATTCATTCTAGTAGAAATAGTTTAACAACATTGGATTAATCGTATTGCTGATGTCTGAAAGGTGAAAAATATAAGAAAGGGCGTAAACCCGTCATCTTTGAATCAAATTCATTTTACTGGGGAATTTGCTGCAAAAGGTTTTAGAATCGGGGCTGTTGCTGGCATGGTTGCCCTAACGGTAAGTGAGTTAGAAATTACATATCTCTATTAAAAAAAGTAGCTCGAGGGCCACATGCTaaagtggatggttaggatttatcAGGAAGCTGTGGCAATAGGAAGGACTTTTGCATCCATGAAAGACTATCAGCTGGATGGAAACAAGGAAATGGTGGCTCTAGGAGTGATGAATGTTGCTGGTTCAATGTCATCTTGCTATGTTGCAACAGGTAAAAGAACCAATTCAGGCCACGGCAATCTCCTATGAGCCTTGCTATAGCTACAAGGAAGCCTAGCTGTTCGAATCTCATTCTCCCTATGTGTGTGAATTCTGAGCTTTCTATCAGGTGTGCCCCATGTTTCAAATGTTGGCCCAACAATTGGCCGGTCCTGTCATCAGGAGGGCCACACATCAATGTTGAATGTAGCCCATTAGTCAAttctttttaattattcatttctTTCATGCACCTGTGGgccgtggtccacctgatgacccAACACAGACAAACAGGTGGAGTCCACCTAATGAATGATCAAGAACTCCCATGTGGAAAGAGTAGGATCTAGGCATCGCAATTCTAATCTGGCATGTCACAGCTTATGGTTTTCCTACTCATGGATTAGATTGTCTGCTTTCTTGCAGGATCCTTCTCTCGCTCTGCCGTGAATTACATGGCTGGCTGTCAAACAGCCGTCTCCAACATTGTGATGTCGGCAGTTGTATTCCTAACTTTGGAACTGATCACTCCCGCCTTCAAATACACCCCAA
This window encodes:
- the LOC131242207 gene encoding sulfate transporter 1.3-like, encoding MGHSVSDELEPKDSDIASQQSSRRHADSLPSIHKVRLPPRQKLFREFTSTVKETFFADDPLRSFKDQPKSRKLVLGVQALFPILEWGRHYDISKFKGDVIAGLTIASLCIPQDIGYAKLANLDPQYGLYSSFVPPLIYAFMGSSRDIAIGPVAVVSLLLGTLLQNEIDYVKDAAEYRRLAFTATFFAGVTQAALGFLRLGFLIDFLSHAAIVGFMGGAAITIALQQLKGFLGIKTFTKKTDIVSVMRSVWGSAHHGWNWQTILIGASFLVFLLVAKYIGKKKKSLFWISAIAPLISVILSTFFVYITHAEKHGVQIVKNIRKGVNPSSLNQIHFTGEFAAKGFRIGAVAGMVALTEAVAIGRTFASMKDYQLDGNKEMVALGVMNVAGSMSSCYVATGSFSRSAVNYMAGCQTAVSNIVMSAVVFLTLELITPAFKYTPNAILSSIIISAVISLVDYSAAILIWKIDKFDFVACMGAFFGVIFASVEIGLLIAVSISFAKILLQVTRPRTAVLGKLPGTTIYRNIEQYPDAKRVSGILIVRVDSAIYFSNSNYVRERILRWLSDEDEKLKASNQPRIQFLIVEMSPVTDIDTSGIHALEELYRSLQKREVQLVLANPGQAVINKLHESKFADIIGQDKIFLTVGEAVQTCSPKMAVAEV